One segment of Chthonomonas sp. DNA contains the following:
- a CDS encoding alpha/beta hydrolase encodes MIATTALLLTVQFSKAPEPTDLLPRKGALGVAFSPVPADLATKLNLKPGTGLLAQKPVPGLTAAAAGVTPGDVITSLNGQAITPQNVGVVIRGLSSGKELKISVLRDGKPQVLVAVLAEKPRDPGNDNFSVEYSHVVSNGKRMRTIITTPKKPGRHPGFMFIQGLSPVSYDFKLEGPADLSRIDAPLLYEMANSGYVTIRVDKPGVGDSEGGPYETVDYITELDIYRQTMKQLTARKDVDTSNLFIFGHSMGGSFGPMIATETPLKGIAVYGTAGRTWREYLNDTLRYQGQLAGDTFSNLDETVRLVGRIMDMAFYDKMSVAEIKKKHPELANLVDAYMPGGLFNGKNAEFWGQLGTINFAAYWEKVNTRVLAVKGESDFVVYEADHKLIADIVNRANPGWGRFEIAESSDHLFNKWPSEKESLANWPKGEFNMEFTNMMKAWMADLISKK; translated from the coding sequence ATGATTGCCACCACTGCCCTACTTCTTACTGTTCAGTTTAGCAAAGCGCCCGAACCTACGGACCTACTGCCCCGAAAGGGTGCGCTTGGCGTAGCATTTTCCCCAGTTCCCGCCGATTTAGCAACAAAGCTGAATCTCAAGCCTGGCACTGGACTGCTCGCGCAGAAGCCTGTCCCGGGTCTGACCGCAGCAGCTGCAGGCGTTACCCCTGGTGACGTGATCACTTCGCTCAATGGCCAAGCGATCACTCCGCAGAACGTCGGAGTCGTCATTCGGGGACTGAGCTCGGGCAAGGAGTTGAAGATTTCGGTCCTACGCGATGGCAAGCCTCAGGTGCTCGTGGCCGTACTTGCCGAAAAGCCCCGTGACCCAGGCAACGACAACTTCAGCGTCGAGTACAGCCACGTCGTGAGCAACGGAAAACGGATGCGCACGATCATCACCACCCCCAAGAAGCCCGGACGGCATCCCGGATTCATGTTTATCCAGGGGCTATCGCCCGTTTCGTACGACTTCAAGCTCGAAGGACCAGCGGATCTGAGCCGGATTGATGCGCCATTGCTGTACGAGATGGCCAACAGTGGGTACGTGACCATCCGCGTGGATAAGCCGGGAGTGGGCGACTCTGAGGGTGGTCCGTACGAGACGGTGGACTACATCACGGAGTTGGACATCTATCGCCAGACGATGAAGCAGTTGACCGCGCGGAAGGACGTCGACACCAGCAACCTTTTCATCTTCGGTCACAGCATGGGCGGATCGTTCGGGCCCATGATTGCGACCGAGACCCCGCTGAAGGGCATCGCAGTCTATGGCACCGCAGGAAGAACGTGGCGGGAGTATTTGAACGACACTTTGCGGTACCAAGGGCAACTTGCGGGCGACACCTTCAGCAATCTGGACGAAACAGTTCGGCTCGTAGGCAGAATCATGGACATGGCCTTCTACGACAAGATGTCCGTTGCAGAAATCAAGAAGAAGCACCCAGAACTGGCCAATCTGGTGGACGCCTACATGCCAGGGGGGTTGTTCAACGGTAAGAATGCAGAGTTCTGGGGACAATTGGGGACGATCAATTTCGCTGCTTACTGGGAGAAGGTGAATACACGCGTTTTGGCGGTGAAGGGTGAGAGTGACTTTGTGGTGTACGAAGCCGACCACAAGCTCATCGCAGATATCGTGAATCGAGCGAACCCCGGCTGGGGACGGTTCGAGATCGCCGAGAGCTCGGACCACCTCTTCAACAAGTGGCCGAGCGAGAAGGAGAGTCTTGCAAACTGGCCGAAGGGCGAGTTCAACATGGAGTTCACGAACATGATGAAGGCCTGGATGGCCGACCTCATCAGCAAGAAGTGA
- the rsmA gene encoding ribosomal RNA small subunit methyltransferase A, whose product MDLTQPDVLLALLQRHGLKPTKKWGQHFLISSKVVDAILLEARGAAGILEVGPGPGVLTRSLSEGATVIAYEIDPIAVSALSESAPRAEVRFEDALRADLAVPLSELPEPRMIVSNMPYNITGPLLTAFANRRKSVTKMVLMMQLEVGKRILARPGQRECGSLSIFLQSQFEISKVIDAPSGAFYPPPNVQSVVLRFVPRDLDLDPAAESSFFKLIRAAFGQPRKTLLNNLSGYATRAELETMLRQLELSPGIRPHQITMDQWRAIHRSLRA is encoded by the coding sequence GTGGATCTCACTCAACCTGACGTACTGCTGGCTCTCCTTCAACGTCACGGCCTCAAGCCGACGAAGAAGTGGGGCCAGCATTTTTTGATCTCGTCTAAGGTCGTCGATGCGATCCTTTTGGAAGCGCGTGGCGCGGCGGGCATCTTGGAAGTCGGTCCCGGGCCGGGAGTCTTAACCCGTTCGCTGAGCGAGGGCGCAACGGTCATCGCCTACGAAATCGACCCCATCGCGGTGTCCGCCCTGTCTGAGTCCGCCCCAAGGGCCGAAGTCCGGTTTGAGGACGCGCTGCGCGCCGACCTAGCGGTGCCCCTCAGCGAATTGCCCGAGCCCAGGATGATCGTCAGCAACATGCCCTACAACATCACAGGCCCGCTACTGACCGCCTTTGCAAATCGACGGAAGTCAGTGACGAAAATGGTCCTCATGATGCAGCTTGAGGTCGGAAAACGGATTCTGGCCAGGCCTGGCCAGCGCGAATGCGGCTCGCTGTCCATTTTCCTGCAGTCTCAGTTCGAGATCAGCAAAGTGATCGATGCCCCGAGCGGGGCGTTCTACCCCCCTCCCAACGTGCAGAGCGTGGTGTTGCGCTTCGTTCCGCGCGACCTAGATCTGGACCCTGCCGCCGAATCGTCCTTCTTCAAGCTCATCCGCGCCGCGTTTGGTCAGCCGAGGAAAACGTTGCTAAACAATCTAAGCGGATACGCTACCCGCGCAGAACTGGAGACTATGCTGCGACAGCTCGAACTCTCACCCGGGATTCGACCGCACCAGATTACAATGGACCAATGGCGGGCGATCCATCGGAGCTTGCGGGCCTAG
- a CDS encoding alpha/beta hydrolase has protein sequence MVASFMLACCIATEEPVKSYTREEDIIYSRKDGMALTLDAFRPSKDPNRAAVFLIVSSGWGSSHSAINVDWVDHYTKRGYTVFAVVHSSAPRYMIPELIPDVHRAVRFVRKNASRFGVDPNRFAATGASAGAHLSLVLGTMGKPGDPASKDPVDRESSAVQAVACFFPPTDFNNFVGPAVNALDESVLKNYRKVIGAIPENIEERDALGRSISPIYWITATSAPSLLFHGSKDPYVLLHQSSSFVIKLQSAGVDAKLVVKEGESHGWKDMGKDVETCVDWFDAHLQSPK, from the coding sequence ATGGTCGCTTCTTTTATGCTCGCTTGCTGCATCGCTACGGAGGAACCGGTGAAGTCGTACACCCGTGAGGAAGACATCATCTACAGCCGCAAGGACGGCATGGCGTTGACTCTCGACGCCTTTCGCCCCTCGAAGGACCCCAACCGGGCGGCGGTTTTCTTGATCGTCAGTTCGGGCTGGGGAAGTTCACACTCGGCGATCAATGTGGACTGGGTTGATCACTATACCAAGCGAGGCTATACGGTCTTCGCGGTGGTACACAGTTCAGCTCCCCGGTACATGATTCCGGAGCTCATTCCAGATGTTCACCGGGCGGTTCGTTTTGTAAGGAAGAACGCAAGCCGCTTTGGTGTCGATCCGAACCGTTTCGCTGCAACGGGAGCAAGTGCTGGGGCGCATCTCTCGCTCGTTCTCGGCACGATGGGCAAGCCAGGAGACCCCGCTAGCAAAGATCCGGTGGATCGCGAGAGCAGTGCGGTGCAGGCGGTGGCATGCTTCTTTCCGCCAACGGACTTCAATAACTTCGTGGGCCCCGCCGTGAATGCGCTTGACGAATCGGTACTGAAGAACTATCGCAAAGTCATCGGGGCGATTCCCGAGAACATCGAGGAGCGCGATGCGCTCGGGCGCTCGATCTCCCCGATCTACTGGATCACCGCGACCAGTGCACCGAGCCTGCTCTTCCATGGCAGCAAAGATCCCTACGTATTGCTTCATCAGAGCAGTAGCTTTGTGATCAAGCTCCAGTCAGCTGGTGTCGATGCAAAACTGGTGGTCAAGGAAGGGGAGTCGCACGGATGGAAGGATATGGGGAAGGATGTGGAAACGTGCGTGGACTGGTTCGACGCGCATCTGCAGAGTCCAAAGTGA
- a CDS encoding Gfo/Idh/MocA family oxidoreductase, with protein sequence MAKKLKIGLIGAGGIAQMAHMPGYQTASDMCEMVAAADPNPATLAIAKEKFGIERHYSDYHEMLEKEQLDAVSVTTPNVFHRQPTLDALRAGCHVMCEKPLAMNAEEGKEMCRVAREQGKLLQVGLQSRFSAPARFLKNFIDHGHMGDIQYARAKALRRRGVPHWGVFIDKEKQGGGPLIDIGVHILDLTLFMMGYPKPTVATGRTWNTLGTNPEIRNMWGDYDRSKFTVEDFAVGMVRFENGAVVTLESSFMANMEGDPFESQLFGTKAGATIRVWDKENPLKIFKEVDQQYFDMTPVGMQSVESMHWDSVKSFVQAIHDGTPSPVPGEQALVLNAVFDALYKSSETGHEVPVDVSF encoded by the coding sequence ATGGCAAAGAAACTGAAGATCGGACTTATAGGTGCCGGTGGCATCGCCCAGATGGCGCACATGCCTGGGTACCAGACCGCGAGCGACATGTGTGAAATGGTCGCCGCCGCGGACCCCAACCCTGCGACGCTCGCAATTGCCAAGGAGAAATTTGGCATCGAACGGCATTACTCGGACTACCATGAGATGCTCGAAAAGGAACAGCTCGATGCGGTCTCAGTGACGACTCCGAACGTGTTCCACCGACAGCCCACCTTAGACGCTCTCCGTGCGGGTTGCCACGTCATGTGCGAAAAGCCGCTCGCGATGAATGCGGAAGAGGGGAAGGAGATGTGCCGCGTCGCCCGAGAGCAAGGCAAGCTACTCCAAGTAGGGCTGCAAAGTCGCTTCAGCGCCCCCGCTCGGTTCCTGAAGAACTTCATCGACCACGGTCATATGGGCGACATCCAGTACGCGCGAGCGAAGGCTCTGCGCCGCCGGGGTGTCCCGCACTGGGGCGTCTTCATCGACAAGGAGAAGCAGGGCGGCGGACCGCTGATCGACATCGGCGTACACATCCTGGACCTGACGCTCTTCATGATGGGTTACCCCAAGCCAACGGTGGCGACCGGACGCACGTGGAACACCCTAGGGACGAACCCCGAAATCCGAAACATGTGGGGCGACTACGATCGGTCCAAGTTCACCGTCGAGGATTTTGCCGTCGGCATGGTCCGATTCGAGAACGGCGCTGTGGTCACGCTTGAGAGCTCGTTCATGGCGAACATGGAAGGGGACCCATTTGAGAGTCAGCTGTTCGGAACGAAGGCGGGAGCGACCATTCGCGTCTGGGACAAAGAGAACCCGCTGAAGATCTTCAAGGAAGTCGACCAGCAGTACTTCGACATGACCCCTGTGGGGATGCAGTCTGTGGAGTCGATGCACTGGGACTCGGTCAAGAGTTTCGTCCAAGCGATCCACGACGGCACTCCGTCCCCCGTTCCCGGCGAACAGGCGCTTGTCTTGAACGCCGTATTCGACGCGCTCTATAAGAGCAGCGAGACCGGACACGAAGTGCCAGTGGACGTCAGCTTCTAG
- a CDS encoding DNA polymerase III subunit alpha gives MEVRKLRHWREAGQWWQGEPSREIVEVLDENGIKRESSREIECPFQPHLTPVAERPPESHSEDWSLRARKQRDEKVAIAYFGRPEQLQLSRRSSQTPYVPLHLASGLSFGRGTMLPEEMAQFAASGGLPAIAIADLFSLSGAFELEKAAKRAGIKAIIGASFVLESGGEIVLLAKSKTGYRNLSDLITRCQLSEPRQFPLLRWETIRSTEGLICLSGGNVGPMVPSLVRRDFDTARTLARRLSGLFGKDFYLEIERSYVPYEIRCNQLLQELGDELGIECVAGGLITHARRSHFPVQDVITCAHTLCGIEEIAGRKPYRHDSQPERFHLPERAINAERFLRTADEMYALYADAPELLAKTLQIAESIEPCVMPERTQLPRLFEDPEHALYNIVEHGAIQRYQHIQPMLRRRMNHELDRIVRLGYAEHFLTAWDMCHWADERSISYSGRGSVVDSVVAYCLGFSRIDAFRHHLHFDRFLPEDGSKRPDIDIDFPAQHRNSIRTYLTRKYGKEHVATVAAFGAYCTRGIVREVGKVFGIPNETLKFITKHLHGGIQAHHLEVSLSSRPELRDSSLNREMMQWVFALVERMADIPRNIRAHSSGVVISSRPLRETVPLMLSATEDEGENLQIIQWDKRSAKHCFDKFDILCLRGQDVLQGTESRIRVSEPTYDVSQTPSELEENFLAMRSGNLIGIPQSASPAMRQAHIRLKTSSLDDASLVQAGIRPGVGGAVKLNELIARRNGKPYGFSHPDFEEILGSTYGIIVFQEQVDRLLQTFAGYSSGEAEDTREMIHKRRREDFGTEIRESVMQRILANGYSHGVAEEAFELIAGFKGYGFAQGHALAFAEISLRSVYLQQNFPALYFAALLDAQPAGYYGPCTLAVEARARGVVFSHPCVNRSGSEFRVEDVQSEQDPKLIFPDGGIRISLRQIHGVSAGLLERTLREQPFLSIFDYALRAQPNRDELERMILCGCFDALHPNRRSLLWTLPRISQFVHSQSQPGTLPIDFPEPLIVEGVEDFNSAEKLIHERRILGMDVRTHLMAIERDMVSLKGGLTTAEINQLGNGQKVFAVGNPIRLRFPPTPSGKRVVFFDLEDESGLLNVTCFDATYQRDGHAIVCAPYVTVLGVTQVRDGHLGFLAKRVFPYRPQILNALDALDAPVTGAADMKWGAASLPVTTADFLVG, from the coding sequence ATGGAAGTAAGGAAGCTGCGGCATTGGCGCGAAGCGGGGCAGTGGTGGCAGGGTGAGCCGAGCCGTGAAATCGTTGAAGTGCTTGACGAGAACGGAATCAAGCGCGAGTCGAGCCGGGAAATCGAATGCCCGTTTCAGCCTCACCTCACCCCGGTAGCCGAGCGTCCCCCCGAGAGTCACAGTGAGGATTGGTCGCTCCGCGCGCGTAAGCAGCGCGATGAGAAGGTCGCCATTGCGTACTTCGGTCGGCCAGAGCAGCTCCAACTGAGTAGAAGAAGCAGCCAGACGCCTTATGTCCCGCTGCATTTGGCGAGTGGACTGAGTTTTGGCCGAGGGACGATGCTCCCTGAGGAAATGGCCCAGTTCGCTGCGAGCGGAGGGCTTCCTGCGATCGCGATTGCCGATCTCTTTTCACTTTCTGGAGCGTTCGAGCTTGAGAAGGCGGCAAAACGCGCAGGAATCAAAGCGATCATAGGGGCGAGCTTCGTACTGGAATCGGGTGGCGAGATTGTTCTGCTCGCGAAGAGCAAGACTGGATACCGAAATCTCAGCGACCTCATTACCCGCTGCCAGCTTAGCGAGCCGCGACAGTTCCCCTTGCTTCGCTGGGAGACTATTCGTTCGACAGAGGGGCTCATCTGCCTCTCGGGTGGGAACGTCGGACCGATGGTGCCTAGCCTCGTCCGGCGCGATTTCGATACTGCACGTACCCTTGCGCGGCGGTTAAGTGGTCTCTTCGGAAAGGACTTCTATCTTGAGATCGAGCGTAGTTACGTCCCATACGAGATCCGGTGCAACCAGCTGTTGCAAGAGCTCGGAGACGAGCTTGGGATTGAGTGTGTGGCGGGAGGCCTGATCACGCATGCTCGCCGCTCGCACTTTCCCGTCCAAGATGTCATCACTTGCGCCCATACGCTTTGTGGAATCGAGGAGATCGCTGGGCGCAAGCCGTACCGCCACGATTCTCAACCTGAGCGGTTTCACCTCCCCGAACGTGCCATCAACGCGGAGCGGTTCTTGCGCACTGCCGACGAGATGTACGCACTCTATGCCGATGCGCCTGAACTCTTGGCAAAAACGCTTCAGATCGCCGAGAGCATCGAGCCGTGCGTGATGCCAGAGCGGACACAGCTACCAAGACTGTTCGAGGACCCCGAGCATGCACTGTACAACATCGTCGAGCATGGGGCCATCCAGCGTTATCAGCACATCCAACCAATGCTAAGACGACGGATGAATCATGAACTCGATCGCATTGTCCGGCTTGGGTATGCGGAGCACTTTCTCACTGCCTGGGATATGTGCCATTGGGCCGACGAGCGGAGCATCAGCTATAGTGGCCGGGGGTCAGTGGTGGATTCCGTTGTCGCCTACTGTCTGGGCTTTTCGCGCATTGACGCATTCCGGCATCACCTCCATTTCGATCGCTTCCTGCCCGAGGACGGGAGCAAGCGCCCAGATATTGACATCGATTTCCCGGCGCAACATCGCAACTCTATTCGAACCTATTTGACCCGCAAGTACGGCAAGGAACACGTCGCTACTGTCGCTGCCTTTGGGGCGTACTGTACGCGTGGAATCGTGCGCGAAGTGGGGAAGGTATTCGGCATACCCAACGAAACGCTCAAATTCATAACGAAGCACCTCCATGGTGGGATTCAAGCGCACCACCTTGAAGTCTCGCTCTCCAGTCGACCCGAGCTTCGAGATAGCAGCCTGAACCGTGAAATGATGCAGTGGGTCTTTGCCCTCGTCGAACGGATGGCGGACATTCCGCGCAACATCCGCGCACACTCCTCAGGTGTGGTGATCTCCTCACGACCGCTCCGCGAAACGGTCCCCCTCATGCTGTCCGCCACAGAGGATGAAGGTGAGAACCTGCAGATCATCCAGTGGGACAAGCGTTCGGCGAAGCATTGCTTTGACAAGTTCGACATCTTGTGTCTGCGAGGTCAAGATGTACTCCAGGGGACAGAGAGCCGTATCCGTGTCTCCGAGCCCACTTACGACGTCTCGCAGACCCCTTCCGAGCTTGAAGAGAACTTTTTGGCCATGCGCTCTGGAAACCTGATCGGTATCCCCCAGTCGGCCTCACCGGCGATGCGACAAGCGCACATTCGATTAAAGACCAGCAGCCTGGACGACGCCAGCCTGGTACAAGCGGGAATCAGGCCGGGTGTGGGTGGTGCCGTCAAACTGAACGAGCTTATCGCCCGGCGCAATGGCAAGCCGTATGGTTTCAGTCACCCTGATTTCGAAGAGATCCTCGGCAGTACCTACGGCATCATTGTCTTTCAGGAGCAGGTCGATCGCCTCCTTCAGACGTTCGCTGGGTACTCCTCAGGCGAGGCGGAGGACACCCGTGAAATGATCCACAAACGCAGGCGAGAGGACTTTGGGACGGAGATCCGCGAGTCAGTGATGCAGCGCATCTTGGCCAACGGGTACTCGCACGGAGTCGCCGAGGAGGCTTTCGAACTCATTGCGGGGTTCAAGGGTTACGGATTCGCCCAGGGGCACGCACTCGCATTCGCCGAGATCTCGCTGCGGTCTGTCTACCTGCAGCAAAACTTTCCCGCGCTGTACTTTGCCGCGCTCTTGGACGCACAACCGGCGGGCTATTACGGTCCTTGCACTCTCGCCGTCGAGGCTCGCGCCAGGGGTGTGGTTTTCAGTCATCCGTGCGTGAATCGGAGTGGAAGCGAGTTCCGTGTAGAAGACGTGCAGTCAGAGCAAGACCCCAAGTTGATCTTTCCTGATGGCGGCATCCGGATCTCACTCCGACAGATACACGGAGTTTCGGCGGGTTTGCTTGAGAGGACGCTGCGTGAACAGCCGTTCTTGTCTATTTTCGATTACGCACTCCGTGCACAGCCGAACCGTGATGAGCTGGAACGGATGATCCTTTGTGGGTGCTTCGATGCATTGCATCCCAATCGCCGCTCACTGCTCTGGACACTCCCACGCATCTCGCAGTTCGTGCATTCTCAGTCTCAACCGGGCACTCTACCGATCGATTTCCCCGAGCCTTTGATCGTCGAGGGTGTGGAGGATTTCAATTCAGCCGAGAAGCTCATCCACGAGCGGCGGATTCTGGGTATGGATGTGAGGACCCACCTGATGGCGATCGAACGTGATATGGTGAGTTTGAAAGGCGGGCTCACGACGGCAGAGATCAACCAGCTAGGCAATGGCCAAAAGGTCTTTGCCGTCGGCAATCCGATTCGACTCCGTTTTCCCCCAACTCCCAGCGGCAAGCGCGTAGTTTTCTTCGATCTTGAGGACGAGAGTGGGCTTCTCAACGTGACGTGCTTCGATGCGACTTACCAGCGCGATGGCCACGCGATCGTATGCGCCCCGTACGTCACGGTGTTGGGAGTCACTCAGGTGCGTGATGGCCACCTGGGGTTCCTCGCAAAGCGCGTGTTCCCCTACCGACCCCAGATCCTGAATGCACTGGACGCACTTGATGCGCCGGTCACGGGTGCGGCAGACATGAAGTGGGGCGCAGCATCTTTGCCGGTCACGACAGCCGACTTCTTGGTCGGATAA
- a CDS encoding glycogen synthase has protein sequence MGLKVLIVSVEVAPFAKVGGLADVAASLPKALRTQGHDARIVMPNYGMVLNDSALKVTPVVAPFKVKVRGDWTVPTTLHETDHDGVPVWLVGGGGLFDKIARSEDLYSPTRDAYLYWSKAILEACEQAGWIPDVIHCNDWHTGFLPVMLRELGGEKWKHTACVYTIHNLAYQGEFGRDTLDVVDLSQKLFNMHQLETFGGVNFLKSGCVFADQVNTVSPRYSEEIQTEEYGCRQWGLMRDLSKLGRLRGILNGIDTDFFNPTTDPYIAKNYSADDLSGKAECKTALQKELDLTEEAETPIVAMVTRLSNQKGFEHVFRGAYGWLDRPSQLVVLAVGDPWAAEQLRLFEKEWPANVRFIERYDAELAQRVYAGSDVFLMPSNFEPCGLGQMIAFRYGSVPVARTTGGLANTVFEGQNGFTYDEKGPRELYDAIQRALTAFNDKETWTKLVRAGMTGDYTWNLPAKEYVKMYEDALALRKGASIVGARG, from the coding sequence ATGGGTCTAAAAGTACTGATCGTCTCCGTTGAAGTCGCACCGTTCGCCAAAGTCGGAGGGCTCGCTGATGTCGCGGCATCTTTGCCAAAGGCGCTACGGACCCAGGGGCACGACGCGCGCATCGTCATGCCGAACTACGGCATGGTACTGAACGATTCGGCGCTGAAAGTCACACCGGTCGTTGCGCCGTTCAAGGTCAAAGTGCGAGGAGACTGGACCGTCCCGACCACCTTGCATGAGACCGACCACGATGGAGTTCCTGTTTGGCTCGTCGGCGGCGGTGGTCTCTTCGACAAGATCGCGCGCAGCGAGGATCTGTATTCGCCGACTCGCGATGCGTACCTGTACTGGTCCAAAGCGATCCTGGAGGCATGCGAGCAGGCGGGGTGGATCCCGGACGTCATCCACTGCAACGACTGGCACACTGGCTTCCTGCCGGTCATGCTCCGCGAACTCGGTGGCGAGAAGTGGAAGCACACCGCGTGCGTCTACACCATTCACAACCTGGCTTACCAAGGCGAGTTCGGCCGAGACACCCTGGACGTGGTGGACCTTTCGCAGAAGCTCTTCAACATGCACCAGTTGGAGACGTTCGGCGGAGTCAACTTCTTAAAGTCTGGGTGCGTCTTCGCCGATCAAGTGAACACCGTCAGTCCACGCTACAGCGAGGAGATCCAGACGGAAGAGTACGGCTGTCGCCAGTGGGGACTTATGCGCGACCTCTCCAAACTGGGACGCCTCCGCGGAATTCTGAACGGAATCGATACTGATTTCTTCAACCCGACCACGGACCCGTACATCGCGAAGAACTACTCAGCTGACGATCTGTCCGGTAAGGCCGAGTGCAAGACCGCATTGCAGAAGGAATTGGACCTAACCGAGGAAGCCGAAACTCCCATCGTCGCCATGGTCACCCGGCTGAGCAACCAGAAGGGGTTTGAGCATGTCTTTCGAGGCGCATACGGGTGGCTAGATCGTCCGAGCCAGTTGGTGGTTTTGGCGGTAGGAGATCCTTGGGCCGCCGAGCAGCTCCGTCTTTTTGAGAAGGAGTGGCCCGCAAACGTCCGGTTCATCGAGCGGTACGACGCGGAGCTTGCCCAGCGCGTCTATGCCGGATCAGACGTGTTCCTGATGCCTAGCAACTTCGAGCCCTGCGGCTTGGGTCAAATGATCGCCTTTCGCTACGGGTCAGTGCCAGTGGCCCGCACGACGGGCGGCCTCGCGAACACCGTGTTCGAAGGGCAGAACGGATTCACCTACGACGAAAAGGGTCCGCGCGAACTTTACGATGCGATCCAGCGTGCGCTCACCGCGTTCAATGACAAAGAGACCTGGACAAAGTTGGTCCGCGCAGGCATGACTGGCGACTACACCTGGAATCTACCGGCCAAGGAGTACGTGAAGATGTACGAAGACGCCCTCGCACTGCGTAAGGGCGCCTCCATCGTCGGCGCGCGCGGCTAG
- the queG gene encoding tRNA epoxyqueuosine(34) reductase QueG: protein MAGDPSELAGLVKAKAHALGFELVGICPADPAQSSPFFEKWLAAGFHGTMEFLPRSAALRSEPRHVLASARSVVMVGLNYYVPVQHAPGQPKIARYALGRDYHRVLRGKLSALGAALQEAEPSVEVRPCVDTAPLFEREFAVRAGIGWIGKNSCLINTRRGSWMFLGALLTSACLEYDTPDPGGCGACRVCIDACPTGAIVQLDGRWTVDSRRCISYLTIEHRDGVDPALEPALAEWTYGCDICQEVCPFNSPREHHPLRAAATQEPDFLKRRAWPSLAEIAIWSHEEWDQATRGSATRRASHVQWKRNAALNLRQSGKSDHNG from the coding sequence ATGGCGGGCGATCCATCGGAGCTTGCGGGCCTAGTCAAAGCCAAAGCACATGCGCTCGGCTTTGAGCTGGTTGGGATATGCCCCGCCGACCCGGCTCAGTCTTCGCCATTCTTCGAGAAGTGGCTCGCCGCAGGTTTCCACGGGACGATGGAGTTCCTTCCACGCTCCGCGGCGCTGCGCTCGGAACCGCGGCACGTCTTAGCTTCAGCGCGATCCGTGGTGATGGTTGGACTGAACTACTACGTGCCAGTGCAGCATGCGCCCGGCCAACCGAAGATCGCCCGCTATGCGCTCGGGCGCGACTACCATCGGGTACTGCGGGGCAAACTAAGTGCACTCGGAGCCGCGCTGCAGGAGGCCGAACCGAGCGTAGAAGTTCGGCCCTGCGTGGACACGGCCCCACTCTTCGAGCGTGAGTTCGCGGTCCGTGCTGGCATCGGCTGGATCGGGAAGAATAGCTGCCTGATCAACACCCGACGGGGAAGCTGGATGTTCCTCGGCGCACTCCTGACCTCGGCCTGCCTTGAGTACGACACCCCCGATCCAGGCGGCTGCGGAGCATGTCGCGTGTGCATCGATGCGTGCCCCACCGGGGCGATCGTGCAACTCGACGGGCGATGGACGGTGGACAGTCGGCGGTGCATCAGCTACCTCACGATCGAGCATCGAGACGGGGTGGACCCTGCTCTTGAGCCCGCCTTGGCGGAGTGGACGTACGGCTGCGACATCTGCCAAGAGGTGTGTCCGTTCAATTCACCTCGCGAGCACCATCCGTTGAGGGCAGCTGCCACCCAGGAACCAGACTTTCTGAAACGACGAGCATGGCCATCGCTGGCCGAGATTGCGATCTGGAGCCATGAAGAGTGGGATCAGGCGACCCGCGGCTCTGCGACTCGACGGGCGTCGCACGTGCAGTGGAAACGCAATGCAGCGCTGAACCTGCGCCAGTCAGGCAAAAGCGATCACAATGGATGA
- a CDS encoding TerC family protein, which produces MFGQTFQFGDLGVVAVLVGLEILLSADNALVLAVMVRHLPRGLQQRALLYGLGGAFVFRLLAILAAKWILALWWLQAIGAFYLLQLAIKHFIHRAGDAEGRSLAGRGFWATVVAVEITDIAFAVDSVLAGVATIKGADKLWVVYLGAVIGIVALRFAATYFVRLMERFPSLDIMAYVLVGWVGCKLAMMSLHNYGVFERGRGNVPLFTVSEMPSFLFWSVLGLIALGGSLYAARHPAAVEENTPETGAEEVKVLFEGRTVAPDPESVREGH; this is translated from the coding sequence ATGTTTGGACAGACGTTTCAGTTCGGCGACCTTGGCGTCGTCGCAGTCCTCGTGGGGCTTGAGATCCTCCTGTCCGCGGACAATGCGCTCGTGCTTGCCGTCATGGTGCGGCACTTACCTCGTGGTCTCCAGCAACGCGCACTGCTGTACGGACTCGGTGGCGCATTCGTCTTCCGACTGCTCGCGATCCTCGCTGCCAAGTGGATTCTTGCTCTTTGGTGGCTCCAAGCGATCGGAGCGTTCTACTTGCTGCAGCTCGCCATAAAACACTTCATTCACCGTGCGGGGGACGCCGAAGGTCGCTCTTTGGCCGGACGAGGGTTCTGGGCAACCGTGGTTGCGGTGGAAATCACCGATATCGCATTCGCGGTAGATAGCGTCCTCGCTGGAGTTGCCACCATCAAAGGTGCCGACAAGCTGTGGGTGGTTTATCTGGGGGCTGTGATCGGCATTGTCGCATTGAGATTTGCCGCCACGTACTTCGTTCGGCTGATGGAGCGTTTCCCAAGTCTGGACATCATGGCGTACGTCCTCGTTGGGTGGGTGGGATGCAAGCTGGCGATGATGTCGCTCCATAATTACGGGGTCTTCGAGCGCGGGCGCGGAAATGTTCCTCTGTTCACCGTCTCCGAGATGCCAAGCTTCCTGTTCTGGTCGGTATTGGGCCTCATTGCGCTGGGCGGGAGCTTGTACGCAGCGCGGCATCCGGCCGCGGTGGAAGAAAACACCCCGGAGACCGGCGCAGAAGAAGTCAAGGTCCTCTTTGAGGGTCGCACCGTCGCCCCCGATCCGGAATCGGTGCGCGAGGGTCACTGA